One Phaseolus vulgaris cultivar G19833 chromosome 2, P. vulgaris v2.0, whole genome shotgun sequence DNA window includes the following coding sequences:
- the LOC137809029 gene encoding uncharacterized protein — protein sequence MNLPSERARPVRYNFVVELKDLIVVPNIAERLRRPAKTDKVLGPRKDSWCEFHEDFGHHIDNCLWLGYQLDELVRSGFLKDYVAEPATTATLPAPAEEQAHEMPVLGEVHTIAGGFFGGGPTAFQRKKYARGVNSIEERISGNPWESDLVFTRADLQDVMPHDNDPVVISVVTAGRKVHRVLVDQGSSANVMFWLTFSKLRLSPDLLRPYTGCLYGFADNQVEVRGYLELRTTFTDGTASRTESIRYLFVNANSAYNILLGRPALNRLNAVASTRHMKMKLPDLSGKVIVIKSDQEEARKCYENSLKTKRGVLMVFERPPSADTTMEIEPLIEATPTESTHGEATPVRATPEADVHMEEGPDGTSPVEESTPGKYYRATTLREDSRDQPAANVVERQIGGKTFKLGRLLSQEEQDEVAEVISRHLDAFAWSASDMPGIDPDFLCHHLSMDATVRPVRQRRRKFNEERRLVIREETQKLLSAGHIREIQYPEWLANAVLVKKANGKWRMCVDFTDLNKACPKDSYPLPSIDALVDSASGGKVLSFLDAFSGYNQIKMHPRDESKTAFMTETCSYCYKVMPFELKNAGATYQRLMDKVLAPMLGRNVHAYVDDMVVASRERMQHVADLEELFVTISKYRLKLNPEKCVFGVEAGKFLGFMLTKRGIEANPDKCAAIIAMRSPTSVKEVQQLTGRMAALSRFVSAGGENGHHYFQCLKRNSRFAWTDECEATVIKLKEYLATPPVLCKPVAGVPLRLYFAVTERAINSVLVQEQEQIQKPVYFVSKALQGPVTRYQSLEKAALAVVFSARRLRHYFHNFTVVVMTNLPIQKVLQKPNVAGRMVRWAVELSEFDIQYEPKGSIKGQVYADFVAKLSPRGEHKVEAGSQWLLSVDGSSNQQGSGAGIVLEGPNGVLIEQALRFAFKASNNQAEYEALIAGMLRAMEMGTQNLLVKSDSQLITGQAAGIRQWNPVRQPLVEEPVHRGGHQASVRISRAPPD from the exons atgaatttgccatcagaAAGGGCAAGGCCAGTGAGGTACAACTTTGTTGTGGAATTGAAGGATCTGATTGTCGTGCCCAATATAGCTGAAAGGTTGAGGCGACCagcgaagactgacaaggtgttagggcctcgcaaggactcgtggtgcgagttccacgaagATTTCGGTCATCACATCGACAACTGCCTGTggctgggttaccagctagatgagttggtgagaagcgggtttctaaaggattatgtcgcagagcccGCCACGACCGCGACCCTGCCAGCACCAGCGGAAGagcaagcgcacgagatgcctgtcctcggcgaagtccacaccattgctggtggCTTTttcggcggaggacccaccgccttccaacggaagaaatacgcgaggggggtcaactcaattgaagaaagaatctcaggtaacccgtgggagtcagacctcgtgttcacgagggcgGATCTGCAAGATGTCatgccgcacgacaatgaccccgtggtcatttcagttgtcacggctggcagaaaggtgcacagggttcttgtcgaccaaggaagctctgcAAATGTCATGTTCTGGTTGACATTCAGCAAGTTGCGAttgtctcccgaccttttgagaccctacacagggtgcttatatggttttgctgacaaccaggtggaagtacgAGGCTACTTGGAATTGAGAACGACATTCACGGACGGAacggcctcgcgtaccgaaagcattaGGTACTTATTCGTGAATGCCaactcagcctacaacatcctgttgggtaggccggcgttgaataggctgaacgcagtagcctccacgcgccacatgaaaaTGAAGCTGCCGGATCTCAGTGGCAAAGTGATCGttatcaagtcagatcaggaggaagcgcgaaaatgttatgagaatagcctgaaaacgaagagaggcgtgctTATGGTGTTCGAGCGTCCGCCAAGTGCAGACACGACGATGGAGATAGAGCCCCTGATTGAGGCCACGCCCACGGAGTCAACGCATGGCGAGGCCACACCCGTGAGGGCGACGCCCGAGGCAGACGTGCACATGGAGGAGGGGCCTGACGGCACATCGCCCGTAGAAGAGTCGACGCCTGGAAAGTACTACCGGGCGACGACCCTTAGGGAAGATAGCAGGGATCAGCCGGCGGCCAACGTGGTGGAGAGgcagattggcggcaaaacgtttaagctggggCGTTTGTTGAGCCAAGAAGAGCAGGATGAGGTGGCGGAGGTGATTTCACGTCATTtagatgcttttgcatggtccgcctcagatatgccgggcatcgaccctgactttctatgccatcaccttagcatggacgccacggtccgacccgtgcgacaaagaaggagaaagtttaatgaagagaggcgacTTGTGATAAGGGAAGAAAcacagaagctgctgagtgctggtcacatcagggagatccaataccctgagtggttggccaacgCCGTcctggtgaaaaaggcgaatgggaaatggaggatgtgcgtggacttcacagacttgaataaggcgtgcccgaaggactcgtacccactacccAGCATTGACGCACTTGTGGACAGTGCCTCCGGTGGCAAGGTACTTAGCtttttggatgcattctcaggttacaaccagatcaaaatgcacccaagagacgagagtaaaactgcgttcatgacagagacttgcagttactgttacaaggtaaTGCCCTTTGAGCTAAAaaacgcaggcgccacctaccaaaggctgatggacaaggtcctagcacccatgttaggaaggaatgtgcacgcctacgtggatgatatggtagtggCGTCGAGGGAAAGGATGCAGCATGTGGCggacctagaggagttgttcgtcaccaTATCAAAATAtcgcctcaagctgaaccccgagaagtgtgtcttcggggtggaggccggtaagttcctaggtttcatgctcacgaagaggggaatagaggcgaaccctgataagtgcgcaGCAATCATtgccatgaggagcccgacatcagtaaaggaagtgcagcaactgACAGGGCGAATGGCCGCATTatcaaggtttgtttctgcgGGTGGAGAGAATGGGCACCActatttccagtgccttaaaagaaatagtcgctttgcatggaccgACGAATGTGAAGCGACTGtcatcaagttgaaggagtacttggcgacgccaccggtcctttgcaaaccagtagcaggcgtgcccctccggctatacTTCGCGGTAACGGAGCGAGCTATCAattctgtgctggtccaggagcaggagcAAATTCAAAAGCCCgtctatttcgtgagcaaggcttTACAAGGCCCGGTGACGAGATACCAGTCGCTGGAAAAGGCAGCGCTTGCAGTGGTAttttcggccaggaggctccgccactacttccacaattttacagtagtggtgatgacgaacctccctatacaaaagGTATTGCAGAAACCTAATgtagcaggaaggatggtgcgctgggcggtggagttgtcagagtttgacatccagtacgagcctaaaggatccatcaaagggcaggtatatgcagattttgtagcaaAGCTCTCGCCCAGAGGCGAACACAAGGTGGAGGCgggctcgcagtggttgctctcggtcgatggctcttccaatcagcaaggaagtggtgcagggatagtcttggagggacccaatggtgtgctgattgagcaagctttGCGTTTCGCCTTTAaagcaagtaacaatcaggctgAGTACGAAGCATTGATTGCAGGGATGCTCCGGGCTATGGAGATGGGCAcgcagaacctcttggtgaaaagtgattcccagctgattacgggacaa GCGGCTGGTATCcgacaatggaacccagttcgACAGCCATTAGTTGAGGAACCTGTGCACAGAGGtgggcatcaagcaagtgttcgcatcagtcgagcacccccagactaa